A region from the Enterobacter roggenkampii genome encodes:
- the tssJ gene encoding type VI secretion system lipoprotein TssJ, with protein sequence MNNKNFHRLWLFFYAMIFALIGGCSSSSHSDPSRYNLQFQAHPQINESAPLKVRVLLLKSDADFMSSDFYSLQNNASATLGANLLNSDVFFLMPGQLSKTLSGQSSPEARYIGVMAEYQVLDGKKWRVSLPLPVPGENHIYQFWKWSADELQANVFLDVNGIRVISQ encoded by the coding sequence ATGAATAATAAAAATTTTCATAGGCTGTGGTTATTCTTTTACGCGATGATTTTCGCGCTGATCGGTGGTTGTTCGTCGTCTTCACACAGCGACCCCTCCCGCTACAATCTGCAGTTTCAGGCTCATCCACAAATCAATGAATCTGCGCCGCTTAAGGTTCGGGTGCTGTTGCTGAAATCCGATGCGGATTTCATGTCCAGCGACTTCTACTCCCTGCAGAACAACGCGTCAGCCACGCTTGGCGCGAATCTGCTGAACAGCGATGTGTTCTTCCTGATGCCGGGACAGCTGTCAAAAACTCTCAGCGGGCAAAGCTCGCCGGAGGCTCGCTACATCGGCGTGATGGCGGAGTACCAGGTGCTGGATGGCAAAAAATGGCGCGTTTCACTCCCTCTGCCCGTGCCTGGCGAAAATCATATCTACCAGTTCTGGAAATGGTCCGCCGATGAACTTCAGGCCAACGTTTTTCTCGACGTGAACGGCATTCGGGTCATCAGCCAGTAA
- a CDS encoding FdhF/YdeP family oxidoreductase, which yields MNKKRRSVPGIRHYDGPAGGWGALKATAIAVRTQMDTFDAPATLLRTNQPDGFDCPGCAWPDKEHKSTFQFCENGAKAVTWEATSKRVTPAFLTANSVSSLLAKSDFELEGYGRLTHPLRYDRASDTFRPVDWDAAFQRIGEVLRGLEPDQVEFYTSGRASNEAAYLFQLFAREYGTNNFPDCSNMCHEATSVGLPRSIGIGKGTVSLDDFDKTELVISIGHNPGTNHPRMMGTLHELARRNVPIIVFNPLRERALERFADPQSVIEMATYGSTDIASTYFQVKAGGDAAALKGIAKHLLEMEAERGDVLDRAFIAEHTQGFEDFAADIAQTRWDDIERESGLSQAALKKVAEAYAKSNATIITYGMGITQHNKGTANVRLIADLLLMRGNIGKPGAGICPLRGHSNVQGNRTVGISEKPTPAFLNRLKEVFGFEPPSHHGHDAVQATQAMIDGRAKALICLGGNFAVAMPDHERGFPAMGSLDLSVHVGTKLNRTHLLVGKETFIFPCLGRTELDVQATGRQSITVEDSMSMVHASSGKLKPASPLLRSEPAIVAGMAKATLPDTRVDWMTLVEDYDRIRDLIEQTIPGFENYNARIRVPGGFRMPLPPTQRLWPTATGKAMFSVFDGVHENASGEGEHFLRLITLRSHDQYNTTIYALDDRYRGVFGRRDVLFMNEEDMAQSGLEHGDRVDIETALPGNGQRLEDITVVAYSIAPGTVGAYYPEANVLVPLDYLDKDSGTPSYKSVPVRITLRSKEIRML from the coding sequence ATGAACAAGAAAAGACGCTCGGTGCCGGGCATCAGACATTATGACGGCCCTGCCGGCGGCTGGGGCGCATTGAAAGCGACGGCGATTGCGGTACGCACCCAAATGGATACCTTTGACGCCCCCGCGACGCTGCTGCGCACCAACCAGCCTGACGGCTTTGACTGCCCGGGCTGCGCGTGGCCTGATAAAGAACACAAATCGACGTTCCAGTTCTGCGAGAACGGCGCCAAAGCGGTGACCTGGGAAGCGACCAGCAAACGCGTCACCCCCGCGTTTCTGACCGCAAACAGCGTCTCCTCGCTGCTGGCAAAATCGGACTTTGAGCTGGAAGGCTACGGTCGACTCACGCACCCCCTGCGCTATGATCGGGCGAGTGACACCTTCCGCCCCGTCGACTGGGACGCGGCGTTTCAACGCATCGGCGAAGTACTGCGCGGGCTCGAGCCGGACCAGGTCGAGTTCTATACCTCCGGACGCGCCTCTAACGAAGCGGCGTATCTGTTCCAGCTGTTCGCCCGCGAATACGGCACCAACAACTTCCCCGACTGCTCAAATATGTGTCACGAGGCCACCAGCGTCGGTTTGCCCCGTTCGATTGGCATCGGGAAAGGGACCGTCTCGCTGGACGACTTCGACAAGACGGAGCTGGTGATCTCCATCGGCCATAACCCCGGTACGAACCATCCGCGAATGATGGGGACCCTCCATGAGCTGGCCCGTCGCAACGTGCCGATTATCGTCTTTAACCCGCTGCGCGAGCGCGCACTGGAACGTTTTGCGGACCCGCAAAGCGTGATTGAAATGGCGACCTACGGCTCCACGGATATCGCTTCGACCTATTTCCAGGTGAAGGCCGGAGGCGATGCCGCCGCGCTGAAAGGGATTGCCAAACACCTGCTGGAAATGGAGGCCGAACGCGGGGACGTGCTCGATCGCGCGTTTATTGCCGAACATACTCAGGGCTTTGAGGACTTTGCCGCCGATATCGCGCAAACCCGCTGGGACGACATTGAGCGCGAGTCAGGTCTCAGCCAGGCGGCGCTCAAAAAGGTGGCAGAGGCGTATGCGAAATCGAATGCCACCATCATTACCTACGGGATGGGCATTACCCAGCATAATAAAGGGACGGCCAACGTCCGCCTGATTGCGGACCTGCTGCTGATGCGCGGGAATATCGGCAAGCCCGGCGCGGGAATATGCCCGCTGCGCGGCCACTCAAACGTGCAAGGGAACCGTACCGTCGGGATTAGCGAGAAACCCACGCCGGCCTTCCTGAACCGTCTGAAGGAGGTTTTCGGCTTTGAGCCACCGTCTCACCACGGCCATGACGCGGTGCAGGCCACCCAGGCGATGATCGACGGCCGCGCGAAGGCGCTCATCTGCCTCGGCGGTAATTTTGCGGTGGCGATGCCCGATCATGAACGCGGCTTTCCGGCGATGGGATCCCTGGATTTGAGCGTCCACGTCGGCACCAAGCTCAACCGTACCCATCTGCTGGTGGGCAAAGAGACCTTTATTTTCCCATGTCTTGGCCGTACCGAGCTGGATGTTCAGGCCACCGGCCGCCAGTCCATTACCGTTGAAGACTCGATGTCGATGGTGCATGCCTCATCCGGCAAGCTCAAACCCGCCTCCCCGTTGCTTCGGTCAGAACCCGCTATCGTCGCGGGCATGGCGAAAGCCACCCTGCCGGATACCCGCGTGGACTGGATGACGCTGGTTGAGGATTACGACCGCATCCGCGATCTGATCGAGCAGACCATTCCGGGGTTTGAGAACTATAACGCGCGGATCCGCGTTCCCGGCGGCTTCCGTATGCCGCTGCCGCCAACGCAACGTCTCTGGCCAACGGCGACGGGAAAAGCGATGTTCTCGGTCTTCGACGGCGTACACGAGAACGCCAGCGGTGAAGGTGAGCACTTCCTGCGCCTGATCACGCTGCGCAGCCACGACCAGTACAACACCACCATTTACGCGCTGGATGACCGCTACCGCGGCGTGTTTGGCCGCCGCGACGTGCTGTTTATGAACGAAGAGGATATGGCGCAGTCAGGGCTGGAGCACGGCGACCGCGTGGATATCGAAACCGCCCTGCCCGGCAACGGACAGCGTCTGGAAGACATTACCGTGGTGGCGTACAGCATCGCGCCGGGGACCGTCGGGGCCTATTATCCGGAGGCCAACGTGCTGGTCCCGCTTGATTATCTGGATAAGGACAGCGGTACGCCGTCGTATAAATCCGTTCCGGTTCGCATCACCCTGCGCTCAAAAGAGATCCGCATGCTGTAA